The following coding sequences are from one Desulfosporosinus orientis DSM 765 window:
- the cobT gene encoding nicotinate-nucleotide--dimethylbenzimidazole phosphoribosyltransferase → MQLSLEEVLTGIRPVEQAWRVKARKRLDDLAIPRDSLGCLLDLAEQLAGIKESMMPSVAKKMVVTMAGDHGVVAEGVSAFPQEVTPQMVNNIVAGGAAINVLAEAAGVGVTIVDMGVAVDLSSLVEQKKILSYKVAYGTQNIAKGPAMTREQAVQALEAGIEVAGLLMKSGIELLGTGDMGIGNTTPSSAILAAFSGRSPRQVTGRGTGLNDSALENKIKVIEKAIAINKPDGKDALDVLAKVGGFEIAGIAGLILGAAYYRVPVVVDGLISSAGALVAKNLAPDTVDYMIAAHQSMEPGHQYMLEVLGLKPILNLNLRLGEGTGAALAMNIVETASRVIYKMLTFTDAGVTGPENTEGMVHA, encoded by the coding sequence ATGCAATTATCTTTAGAAGAAGTCTTAACCGGCATCAGACCGGTAGAACAGGCCTGGCGGGTAAAGGCCAGAAAACGGCTGGATGATCTGGCCATTCCGCGTGATAGTTTAGGGTGTTTGTTGGATTTGGCCGAGCAGTTGGCGGGCATTAAAGAAAGCATGATGCCTTCCGTGGCGAAGAAAATGGTGGTGACGATGGCTGGAGACCATGGCGTTGTAGCGGAGGGTGTGAGTGCATTTCCCCAAGAGGTTACTCCGCAGATGGTAAATAACATTGTCGCTGGCGGCGCAGCAATCAATGTTCTAGCCGAAGCGGCAGGGGTCGGTGTGACCATCGTGGACATGGGAGTAGCGGTGGATCTCAGCTCTTTGGTGGAGCAAAAAAAAATACTTTCCTATAAAGTTGCCTATGGTACGCAAAATATAGCCAAAGGTCCGGCTATGACGAGGGAGCAGGCTGTCCAAGCTCTGGAAGCAGGAATTGAAGTTGCCGGCTTATTGATGAAAAGCGGCATTGAACTGTTGGGTACGGGAGACATGGGAATCGGAAATACAACACCGAGCAGCGCCATTCTGGCGGCGTTTTCCGGTCGATCCCCCCGGCAGGTGACTGGCCGGGGAACCGGTCTCAATGACAGTGCCTTGGAGAATAAAATAAAGGTCATCGAAAAGGCGATTGCTATAAATAAACCGGATGGAAAAGATGCCTTGGATGTGCTGGCCAAGGTAGGAGGCTTCGAAATTGCTGGGATTGCTGGATTGATTCTGGGTGCAGCGTATTATCGCGTGCCGGTGGTAGTCGATGGACTGATATCTTCAGCCGGGGCCTTGGTAGCGAAAAATTTGGCGCCCGACACCGTTGATTATATGATCGCAGCCCATCAATCCATGGAACCAGGACATCAATATATGCTGGAAGTATTAGGTCTAAAGCCGATCCTAAATCTGAACTTGCGTTTAGGTGAGGGTACTGGGGCGGCTCTGGCCATGAATATTGTGGAGACCGCTTCTCGGGTTATTTACAAAATGCTGACGTTTACGGACGCGGGGGTTACGGGACCGGAAAATACGGAGGGTATGGTCCATGCATGA
- a CDS encoding DNA-directed RNA polymerase subunit alpha C-terminal domain-containing protein, giving the protein MVKVRVTTLYICEFCQKEYANINDAEKCESICRRLAESPGIEILNLSARSFNALYRANIETVRELLELSDKNLARIKNLGLESRREIKSKLAQYQTRTSV; this is encoded by the coding sequence ATGGTGAAGGTGAGAGTAACCACTTTGTATATTTGTGAGTTCTGTCAAAAAGAATACGCCAATATCAATGATGCCGAAAAATGTGAGAGCATTTGTCGCCGGTTAGCTGAATCTCCCGGAATCGAGATTTTGAATCTAAGCGCGCGGTCGTTTAATGCCCTCTATAGGGCAAATATAGAAACGGTCCGGGAACTGCTGGAACTCTCAGACAAAAATTTAGCGAGAATAAAGAATTTAGGACTTGAAAGCCGGCGGGAGATAAAATCTAAATTAGCACAATACCAAACTAGGACTTCGGTTTAA
- a CDS encoding CBO0543 family protein: protein MKDRTILNSMTILGITGSIFFLLRKKGQLKDWFLIYFIKTLVSTIIDGPVIKRGYLRYPYRYFSNFFDSNIVFLYILFPLSCVIYNQFTDKMKPLKMFLSVFLFSGPMTLLENWLEKNTNLVKYHKGWNSYITFGVLSFTFILVKGCIEGIRFLDKKMSNLETSNAN from the coding sequence ATGAAGGATAGGACTATATTAAATTCAATGACCATTTTAGGAATAACTGGAAGCATATTTTTCTTATTAAGGAAAAAAGGCCAGTTAAAAGACTGGTTTCTAATCTATTTTATAAAAACTTTAGTTTCAACTATTATTGATGGGCCTGTTATAAAGCGAGGCTATTTGAGATATCCCTATCGTTATTTCTCCAATTTTTTTGATTCAAACATTGTATTTTTATACATACTATTTCCTTTATCATGTGTCATCTATAATCAATTCACTGATAAAATGAAACCATTAAAAATGTTCTTAAGCGTATTTCTTTTTAGTGGACCAATGACACTTCTAGAGAATTGGCTTGAAAAGAATACGAATTTAGTAAAGTATCATAAAGGTTGGAATAGCTATATTACGTTTGGCGTTCTTTCATTTACTTTTATATTAGTTAAAGGATGTATTGAAGGCATTAGATTTTTAGATAAAAAAATGAGCAATTTAGAAACCTCTAATGCAAACTGA
- the bzaD gene encoding B12 lower ligand biosynthesis radical SAM protein BzaD — MKILMVQTPSVESLTSERVYPIGIVTLGTHLRRAGHQVVLMDMNLETDAYGALKAKLLAEQPEVVGLSLRNIDPLANKTSSLIPPFVITVKLVQAILPKTPIIVGGTGFSLFPKRIMEELPEIRYGIQGEAEYSLPKLLENFEQPGELPGLCYREKNQVIVNPAASNFTFKDYLVPNRDLLPPDLYRDINNYVPAFGIETKRGCPLKCSYCVYPQLQGVTMRCRNPAEVVDEMEMLQAKYGLRDFHFNDPVVNLPVGHLEEICEEILRRKLQVTWTGFFREDVLDLDKVKLYEKSGCICFSFSPDGLCQSSLDVLQKNLKVADTLRAAELTAQTEVVVMYHFMTNVPGENIETIEQGKALIDQLYEIHKPNRNLGAIVLNNVRVMPGTSIEAIARSQGEITEETDLLYPIYYNPKKHETLRYTLETYHMKKNVFMWQRVEG; from the coding sequence ATGAAGATACTTATGGTTCAGACGCCCTCTGTAGAAAGCCTTACATCTGAGCGCGTATATCCCATTGGCATTGTTACCCTGGGAACACATCTTCGCCGGGCAGGTCACCAGGTGGTTCTGATGGACATGAATCTGGAAACTGATGCCTATGGGGCTTTAAAAGCTAAGCTTCTGGCCGAACAACCGGAGGTCGTGGGATTATCTTTAAGGAATATCGATCCTTTGGCGAATAAGACCAGTTCCCTGATCCCGCCCTTTGTCATTACGGTGAAACTGGTGCAGGCAATTTTGCCGAAGACCCCTATTATTGTGGGTGGAACTGGTTTTTCGCTGTTTCCCAAGCGCATTATGGAAGAACTTCCGGAAATTCGCTATGGTATCCAGGGGGAAGCAGAATATAGTTTGCCAAAGTTGTTGGAAAATTTTGAACAACCGGGAGAACTCCCGGGCTTATGTTACCGGGAAAAGAACCAAGTGATCGTGAATCCGGCAGCCTCAAATTTTACGTTTAAAGACTATCTTGTACCCAACCGGGATTTGCTGCCCCCCGACTTGTATCGGGATATTAATAACTATGTGCCGGCATTTGGCATTGAAACCAAGAGAGGTTGTCCTTTGAAGTGTTCTTACTGTGTTTATCCTCAGCTTCAAGGAGTGACCATGCGTTGCCGCAATCCGGCGGAAGTGGTCGATGAGATGGAAATGCTGCAAGCTAAATACGGACTGAGGGATTTTCATTTCAATGATCCAGTGGTCAATCTGCCTGTTGGTCATCTGGAGGAAATCTGCGAGGAAATCTTAAGAAGAAAACTGCAGGTCACCTGGACTGGTTTCTTTAGGGAAGATGTGTTGGATTTGGACAAGGTGAAGCTTTATGAAAAATCTGGCTGCATTTGTTTTTCCTTTTCACCGGACGGTTTATGCCAGAGCTCATTGGATGTGCTGCAGAAAAATCTGAAAGTAGCGGATACACTCAGGGCCGCAGAGCTGACGGCCCAAACCGAGGTGGTGGTTATGTACCATTTCATGACCAATGTGCCGGGTGAAAATATCGAGACAATTGAACAGGGCAAGGCGCTGATCGATCAATTGTATGAGATTCACAAGCCGAATCGAAATCTGGGGGCCATTGTTTTGAATAATGTCAGGGTTATGCCGGGGACGTCGATTGAAGCCATAGCTAGAAGCCAGGGAGAGATAACTGAGGAAACGGATTTGCTATATCCGATTTACTATAACCCGAAAAAACATGAGACCCTGAGATATACCTTAGAAACCTATCATATGAAGAAGAATGTATTTATGTGGCAAAGAGTGGAGGGTTGA
- a CDS encoding DNA polymerase Y family protein, with protein MQNRIIMHIDVNSAYLSWEAVYRLQHGDSLDLRTVPSVVGGNEQTRHGIVLTKSIPAKAFSIQTGETLYTARMKCPGLLVVPPNYSLYMQCSTAMGDILREYSPFVEQYSVDEYFLDFTESKKLFGDPVQAAHSIKNRIRDELGFTVNIGVSSNKLLAKMGSELKKPDRVHILFPEEVEKKMWPLPVEELFMVGRATAKKLQDRCIKTIGDLANSDPKWLELFLKSHGRLVWNYANGRDISLVRVNRHPVIKSMGNSTTTAFDIMDRQSAHLLLLSLVETVSARLRDAGYCTKLVSISFRTHEFYHCSHQRKFYTATDSTKAIHQLACELFDELWQGHPLRHMGVSVSELCGNDFIQTAFFQEYSEKQKRLDRAIDLIRQRYGSDSIFRSSFIKTGLKPMAGGTGEEIDYPVMSSLL; from the coding sequence ATGCAAAACAGAATTATTATGCACATTGATGTTAACTCAGCTTATCTCTCATGGGAAGCTGTTTACCGTCTTCAACATGGTGATTCCCTTGATCTCCGTACCGTCCCCTCCGTGGTTGGCGGCAACGAACAGACCCGCCACGGCATTGTTCTCACTAAATCCATCCCTGCAAAAGCTTTTAGCATCCAAACCGGCGAAACCTTATACACTGCCAGGATGAAATGCCCAGGCTTACTTGTCGTTCCGCCCAACTACTCCCTCTATATGCAGTGCAGCACTGCTATGGGCGATATCTTAAGGGAGTACTCTCCCTTTGTAGAACAGTATTCAGTGGATGAATACTTTCTTGACTTTACGGAGAGCAAAAAGCTCTTTGGCGATCCTGTTCAGGCAGCTCACAGTATCAAGAATCGTATCCGTGATGAACTGGGATTTACGGTTAACATTGGTGTTTCCTCAAACAAGCTCCTTGCTAAAATGGGTTCTGAGCTTAAAAAGCCAGACAGAGTACATATTCTGTTCCCGGAAGAAGTCGAGAAAAAAATGTGGCCTCTGCCGGTGGAAGAGCTTTTTATGGTAGGCCGGGCTACTGCGAAAAAGCTCCAGGATCGCTGTATTAAAACGATAGGGGATTTGGCCAACTCCGATCCGAAATGGTTGGAGCTCTTTCTCAAATCCCACGGCCGCCTTGTCTGGAATTATGCTAATGGCCGTGATATTTCTCTGGTTCGTGTTAATCGGCATCCCGTCATCAAAAGCATGGGTAACTCTACCACCACGGCTTTTGATATTATGGACCGGCAGTCGGCTCACCTTTTGCTCCTGTCCCTTGTGGAAACAGTTAGCGCCAGACTCCGTGATGCCGGCTATTGTACCAAACTTGTTTCTATCTCTTTCCGGACCCACGAATTTTATCACTGCTCCCATCAGCGCAAGTTTTATACGGCCACGGATAGCACTAAGGCCATTCATCAACTTGCCTGTGAGCTCTTTGATGAACTATGGCAGGGACATCCTCTGCGGCACATGGGTGTCAGTGTATCGGAATTATGTGGAAACGATTTTATTCAAACGGCTTTCTTCCAAGAATATAGTGAAAAACAAAAGCGTCTTGACCGGGCTATTGATCTCATTCGTCAGCGTTACGGTTCGGATTCAATTTTCAGATCGTCTTTCATTAAAACCGGATTAAAGCCTATGGCTGGCGGAACGGGGGAAGAGATAGATTACCCTGTCATGTCAAGTTTGTTGTAA
- the cobS gene encoding adenosylcobinamide-GDP ribazoletransferase yields the protein MEVEFLLALQFLTKIPITIDRMEGDKVMARSMAYFSLVGLLIGGAAAGLHYVLCLGFSPAVANLGAIIFVILLTGNLHGDGLMDTADGIFSGRPKERMLEIMKDSRVGSHGVMAGVLVVLLRCLLLGELDQTSQMMALVLAPTLGRWAQVYGAARYTYARSDGGTGSFTAYVGWRELAVNSIIAVGVGCLLLKMSGVILLGVSLIGVILFYGFIKGKLGGITGDTLGAANEWIEILTLMMMVLLPLFKF from the coding sequence ATGGAAGTGGAATTTTTACTAGCATTACAATTTTTAACCAAAATTCCTATTACAATTGACCGCATGGAGGGGGATAAGGTGATGGCGCGGTCCATGGCCTATTTTTCCTTGGTTGGTTTATTGATAGGCGGAGCAGCTGCCGGATTGCATTATGTGCTTTGTTTGGGATTTTCTCCTGCAGTGGCCAATCTTGGTGCAATCATTTTTGTTATTTTATTGACCGGGAATCTGCATGGCGATGGGTTAATGGACACGGCTGACGGTATTTTCAGCGGACGACCCAAGGAGCGGATGCTGGAAATCATGAAGGACAGCCGGGTCGGCTCTCATGGGGTGATGGCAGGGGTACTGGTCGTATTACTGAGGTGCCTTTTGTTAGGTGAACTGGATCAGACCTCACAGATGATGGCGTTGGTACTGGCACCAACGCTGGGGCGCTGGGCGCAGGTTTATGGGGCTGCTCGTTATACCTATGCAAGAAGCGACGGCGGAACTGGCTCATTTACCGCTTACGTTGGTTGGCGGGAGCTGGCTGTTAACTCAATCATTGCGGTAGGAGTAGGCTGCCTGCTGTTAAAAATGTCCGGAGTTATCCTCCTAGGGGTCAGTCTAATCGGTGTGATTCTGTTTTATGGCTTTATCAAGGGTAAACTCGGCGGGATCACGGGTGACACTTTGGGTGCAGCCAATGAATGGATAGAAATATTAACTTTAATGATGATGGTTCTCTTACCATTGTTCAAGTTTTGA
- a CDS encoding FUSC family protein — MVKLHLHFGWRIIKTGIAVVICIWIANLLHFEYPFYSAIAAVIAMQATIADSLNQGINRMKGTIVGAITGYLFALTPFNNPVSIGIGLIITLAILKRMHWNEAMNIASIVFIAIMVNNAGHPLSYSLNRIIDTALGIAVAYLVNWFIYPPHYQIEVERCFQETRIKVINLYQCSFRSLLNQNTYITGNDIVELRETLQEARALVVKKRKDHAWGKPKDDFRLKYIGPLCRLERMSVAIEQIFSLSEKLIHPLSLELEQDLADLLTKSFCLLSLITEPNMAVAHDLFGETEAVVEDIYRKLGQENTYSYVDSNRGYILELLNWIKEVTKATRGCLGIS; from the coding sequence ATGGTAAAACTTCATTTACATTTTGGTTGGCGGATCATCAAAACTGGGATAGCAGTAGTGATATGCATTTGGATTGCTAATTTACTTCACTTTGAATACCCCTTTTACAGTGCAATTGCGGCGGTTATCGCTATGCAAGCGACCATAGCAGATTCTCTTAATCAGGGAATTAACCGCATGAAAGGGACAATCGTTGGTGCAATAACAGGGTATCTTTTTGCTCTAACTCCATTCAATAACCCGGTTTCGATAGGTATTGGACTTATTATTACACTGGCTATCTTAAAAAGGATGCATTGGAACGAAGCTATGAATATAGCCAGTATTGTGTTTATTGCCATAATGGTTAACAACGCCGGACATCCACTCAGCTACTCACTGAACCGGATCATCGATACGGCACTTGGGATAGCCGTAGCCTATCTGGTTAATTGGTTTATTTATCCGCCACATTATCAGATTGAGGTAGAACGGTGTTTTCAAGAGACTAGAATCAAAGTTATTAATTTATATCAATGCTCTTTTCGTTCTTTGCTGAATCAAAACACTTATATCACTGGAAATGATATTGTAGAACTGCGTGAGACTCTGCAAGAAGCCCGAGCATTAGTTGTAAAAAAACGCAAAGACCATGCTTGGGGCAAACCGAAGGATGATTTTCGTTTGAAATATATAGGGCCATTATGTAGGTTGGAAAGAATGAGCGTTGCTATCGAGCAGATATTTTCCTTAAGCGAGAAATTAATCCATCCTCTTAGTCTGGAACTTGAGCAGGATTTAGCCGATCTTTTAACGAAGAGTTTCTGCCTGTTATCGCTGATTACTGAGCCCAATATGGCGGTCGCGCACGATTTATTCGGTGAAACGGAGGCTGTTGTAGAGGATATCTATCGGAAGCTAGGTCAAGAAAATACCTATTCATATGTTGATAGCAATAGAGGATATATTTTAGAGTTATTAAACTGGATAAAGGAAGTAACGAAGGCCACAAGAGGGTGTCTGGGGATTTCTTAG
- a CDS encoding DUF2284 domain-containing protein, protein MHDPQDMNPQYLEDLATGYWYSEVLFTAVEQGLFTLLEPNGKLVVELANGLNYDFRSLKRYLHVLAVLGLVFEADGYCTNTKLSRKYLVQGSETYQGDSILWRKYLVENWKSMNQCLEKGTRVLFPPMDEPEEAVRERFRRYCRAMDCIVKNKIEEILPIFSQIKLQGEILDVGSGLGVFSTGFLKKFPETKATLLDMEQVLDYAEETHAGKAYADRIQYRPTNILEAWELPKKQYSLVILSNIVHAFAEAETGYVLSEAAAHLAEDGLLIVHDFFMEHASAKAALSDLNMLVNTYNGKVYSSAWVQQQLIDAGLTVTELIPLESDTSVLIAARQPTKLAELCISELQQLSAKIQTLGFEVVKPIEADIIHVPEWVGLKCEFGCDGFGLPHCPPNSIQSEKTQAMLKDYSKCLLLQGVPPTRDFQRMVLQAEHTAFKTGYYRAFSLWAGPCSICPECGGRDNCKNHKNARPSMESSGIDVYETVRRAGLSLETRPEKDDYIKYFALLLLE, encoded by the coding sequence ATGCATGATCCACAGGATATGAACCCGCAATACTTGGAAGATCTGGCTACCGGCTATTGGTATTCGGAGGTGCTCTTTACAGCGGTGGAGCAAGGGCTTTTTACTCTGTTGGAGCCCAATGGGAAACTCGTGGTGGAGCTGGCGAATGGCTTAAACTATGATTTTAGAAGTTTAAAACGCTATCTACATGTCTTGGCAGTCTTGGGACTGGTTTTTGAGGCGGATGGATATTGTACAAATACAAAACTCTCCCGAAAATATCTGGTTCAGGGCTCTGAGACTTATCAAGGGGATTCCATTCTTTGGCGTAAATATCTAGTTGAGAATTGGAAAAGCATGAATCAATGTTTGGAAAAAGGCACCCGGGTGCTGTTTCCACCAATGGATGAGCCCGAAGAAGCTGTCAGAGAACGTTTTCGCCGCTATTGTCGGGCGATGGACTGCATCGTTAAGAATAAAATTGAAGAGATTTTGCCGATTTTTTCTCAGATCAAGCTGCAAGGAGAGATTCTGGATGTTGGCTCAGGTTTAGGCGTTTTCTCTACCGGATTTCTAAAAAAGTTTCCAGAGACGAAAGCGACCCTGCTGGATATGGAACAGGTGTTGGACTATGCAGAAGAAACTCATGCCGGAAAGGCTTATGCAGACCGCATACAATATCGGCCCACCAATATCCTGGAGGCATGGGAACTGCCAAAAAAACAATACAGCTTGGTGATTCTATCCAACATTGTTCATGCCTTTGCTGAGGCAGAAACTGGGTATGTGCTTTCTGAAGCCGCTGCCCATTTGGCGGAGGATGGTCTGTTAATCGTTCATGATTTTTTCATGGAACATGCTTCAGCCAAGGCAGCTTTATCGGATCTGAATATGCTGGTAAACACCTATAACGGCAAAGTTTATTCGTCGGCCTGGGTGCAGCAGCAACTAATAGATGCAGGTTTGACGGTAACGGAGTTGATTCCTTTGGAATCAGATACTTCAGTTCTAATAGCGGCCAGGCAGCCGACGAAACTGGCAGAGCTTTGTATTTCTGAGTTGCAGCAATTGTCAGCTAAAATACAGACCTTGGGCTTTGAGGTTGTGAAGCCGATTGAGGCGGATATCATTCACGTACCGGAGTGGGTAGGACTCAAGTGTGAATTTGGCTGCGATGGCTTTGGCCTTCCTCACTGTCCTCCTAATTCAATTCAGTCTGAAAAAACACAAGCCATGCTGAAGGATTATTCTAAGTGCTTGCTGTTGCAGGGTGTGCCGCCAACCCGTGATTTTCAGAGAATGGTGCTGCAAGCAGAACATACAGCCTTCAAAACAGGCTATTATCGAGCCTTTTCGCTGTGGGCGGGTCCCTGCAGTATTTGCCCGGAATGCGGCGGTAGAGATAATTGTAAAAATCATAAAAATGCACGGCCTTCCATGGAGTCCTCCGGTATTGATGTTTACGAAACGGTTCGCAGAGCTGGACTTTCCCTAGAAACACGACCGGAAAAAGATGATTATATTAAATATTTCGCATTACTGTTATTGGAGTGA
- a CDS encoding thioredoxin family protein — protein MNIMTNSHIQTYDHLEQLMAEEKQVILYFSSRDCNVCHAVFPKLMNLINDYSIKVIKIDINDHVEIAGQLLVFTVPTILMMYDGREVLRESRFIDFQKVERMLNSF, from the coding sequence ATGAACATTATGACGAATAGTCATATTCAAACGTATGATCATCTCGAACAGCTCATGGCAGAAGAGAAACAGGTTATTCTTTATTTCAGCTCTCGAGACTGTAATGTTTGCCATGCTGTTTTTCCAAAGTTAATGAATCTAATTAATGATTACTCAATCAAGGTCATAAAAATAGATATCAATGATCATGTAGAAATTGCAGGGCAATTACTGGTATTTACAGTACCAACGATTCTCATGATGTATGATGGCAGAGAAGTTCTTAGAGAAAGCCGATTTATTGATTTTCAAAAAGTTGAGAGAATGTTGAATTCTTTTTAG
- a CDS encoding B12-binding domain-containing radical SAM protein, producing the protein MKVFLLEHPRQIEPDRCNDIANTPLASSLITGCIAGMLNSMGHDIKIAEGFLDNLTYEDVAQQILEFAPPVLGVHLIYNWENNRQLFSFLKRLKEDGLVEKIVGYGYYPTFAYQEILQLCPQFDGLIIGEPEQTFAEWLETGVPVSGMACVDAAGQIQMQRREAYRNLDALPDPIRTAAMMKIGEVNIEGSRGCYGRCTFCYINPYYGEGSCWRAKSPERVMQEIDRIIAQYGPLKFYFTDPNFFGPGKAGQERAMKLAGLLKERKIRFGIEARVNDIHEDSIAALVEAGLEDLLIGLESGRDDSLRRLNKMTTVEQNESALRILRSHGIEPNVGFIMFEPDSTLVDIRTNFEFLKRNSLLKNIFITANVLYHPQIILQGTKAYRDLQQEKRLILRGTTYEGMTTFLVPEVARLAEIIGQITNYFFVRMDDIWKGKLQEPSDVGSIYQAVNQLLVNCFEENLSRLEAGEPMDGAAVSALIDKVNNKIKAIFDQFPKTSGINNKFVVDQN; encoded by the coding sequence ATGAAAGTTTTTCTCTTGGAGCACCCCCGGCAGATTGAGCCTGACCGATGCAATGACATTGCCAATACCCCTTTAGCGTCCAGCCTGATTACCGGCTGTATCGCCGGCATGCTGAACAGCATGGGGCACGACATCAAGATTGCCGAAGGATTTTTAGATAACTTGACATACGAGGATGTTGCTCAGCAGATCCTTGAATTTGCACCGCCCGTGCTGGGTGTCCATTTGATTTATAACTGGGAAAACAACCGGCAATTGTTTTCATTTCTCAAACGTCTAAAGGAAGACGGTTTGGTGGAGAAGATTGTGGGCTACGGGTATTATCCCACGTTTGCCTATCAGGAAATTCTTCAGTTATGCCCACAGTTTGACGGACTGATCATCGGTGAGCCGGAGCAAACCTTTGCCGAGTGGTTGGAAACCGGGGTACCGGTGTCTGGGATGGCATGTGTGGATGCAGCCGGACAGATCCAGATGCAGCGTCGTGAGGCATATCGCAATCTCGATGCCCTGCCGGATCCCATTCGTACTGCGGCGATGATGAAGATCGGAGAGGTGAATATTGAAGGCAGCCGGGGCTGCTACGGGAGATGCACCTTTTGTTATATCAATCCGTATTACGGCGAAGGTTCTTGTTGGCGGGCCAAGAGCCCGGAACGCGTGATGCAGGAAATAGATCGGATCATAGCGCAATACGGCCCGCTGAAATTTTACTTTACAGATCCGAATTTCTTTGGTCCCGGTAAAGCAGGTCAGGAGCGCGCTATGAAGCTGGCAGGGCTGTTAAAAGAAAGAAAAATTCGTTTTGGCATTGAAGCCCGGGTTAACGATATTCATGAGGATAGCATTGCAGCTCTTGTTGAGGCTGGCTTAGAGGATTTATTGATTGGGCTGGAAAGCGGTCGTGATGATTCGTTACGGCGGTTGAATAAAATGACAACTGTTGAACAAAACGAGAGCGCCTTGCGCATCCTGCGCAGCCATGGCATTGAGCCAAATGTCGGCTTTATTATGTTTGAGCCGGATTCCACGCTGGTGGATATTCGCACTAATTTTGAATTTCTCAAGCGAAATTCTCTGTTAAAAAATATTTTTATCACCGCCAATGTGCTGTATCATCCCCAGATTATCCTTCAGGGTACTAAAGCATACCGGGATTTGCAGCAGGAGAAACGTCTCATCCTTAGAGGCACTACTTATGAAGGCATGACGACTTTTTTGGTACCGGAAGTGGCGCGCCTGGCCGAAATCATTGGACAGATTACTAATTATTTCTTTGTTAGAATGGATGATATCTGGAAGGGCAAGCTGCAGGAACCTTCGGATGTGGGAAGTATTTATCAAGCCGTCAATCAACTGTTGGTCAACTGCTTTGAGGAAAACTTAAGCCGCCTGGAAGCGGGAGAACCCATGGATGGGGCGGCAGTAAGTGCGCTTATCGATAAAGTCAATAACAAAATAAAAGCAATTTTTGATCAGTTCCCTAAAACCTCGGGGATCAATAACAAATTTGTTGTCGATCAGAATTAA
- a CDS encoding dienelactone hydrolase family protein, whose amino-acid sequence MRGNESAIIVLHEIYGINPHIKWVCEHYSEAGYDVLCPNFIKSDLGYFHYNREEEAYQYFVNYVGFPYMVHEVGKILINSRAVYKNIVLLGFSVGATAAWICSEKENTADKVIGYYGSRIRDYQTITPRCPTLLIFAKEEKSFNVSELTSVLEEKKSVNVSVLDGKHGFSDPFSKNFNEQSQRRASELVDEFLFRGRETKSNPER is encoded by the coding sequence ATGAGAGGCAATGAATCTGCAATAATCGTTCTGCATGAGATATATGGAATTAACCCCCATATTAAATGGGTTTGCGAACATTATTCAGAAGCAGGATACGATGTTTTATGTCCAAATTTTATCAAGTCTGATTTAGGATATTTCCATTACAATCGAGAAGAAGAAGCTTACCAATACTTCGTTAATTATGTTGGTTTTCCGTATATGGTACATGAAGTTGGAAAAATACTCATTAACTCAAGAGCAGTCTACAAAAACATAGTTCTTTTAGGATTTAGTGTTGGGGCAACCGCAGCATGGATATGCAGCGAAAAAGAAAATACTGCAGATAAAGTTATTGGCTATTATGGTTCTCGAATAAGAGATTATCAAACTATAACTCCCAGATGCCCGACGCTGCTTATTTTCGCAAAAGAGGAAAAGTCATTTAATGTTTCTGAATTGACGAGCGTTCTTGAAGAAAAGAAGTCCGTCAATGTCAGTGTGCTAGACGGAAAACATGGTTTTAGTGATCCCTTTTCGAAAAACTTTAATGAGCAATCGCAAAGAAGAGCCTCGGAATTAGTAGATGAATTTCTGTTTAGGGGAAGAGAGACGAAAAGTAATCCAGAGCGATAA